From a region of the Dictyostelium discoideum AX4 chromosome 2 chromosome, whole genome shotgun sequence genome:
- the gemin1 gene encoding component of gems 1: MKKKITETSSIMFSSPKNQQSKQYINENVWDDQYLIDVYEKSINQYIEAHNEKNKKNRNKNKEINNVEDDISNNNNNNNSNNKTIDNNKNKIGSKNNINNNSTTTNTNKNKINKQKQQQQNNLDKETDTKDDYNSGDYYNEYEDDNGEDNDYQERKGYYQSNKDHDYYHNGENNYQNQYNPNYFYQSQHYQQQQPPQNFNNQYQPHHHHHHHQQYPNHHSYNYNREQYQNPYSQPPPTPTNYPPMQTNFQPPPMPTILPQGDDELADLLLSWYYSGYYTGVYQERKRNSRLNQTPHPNHINHHRYNNNNNNNNNNNNNNNNNNNNNNNNNNNSNNNNNNNNNNNNNKSNSNSNNKKLPKFTNIPKTKETN; this comes from the exons atgaaaaagaaaataacaGAAACAAGTTCTATCATGTTTTCTTCAccaaaaaatcaacaatcaaAACAATACATAAACGAAAATGTTTGGGatgatcaatatttaattgatgtttatgaaaaatcaataaatcaatatatt gaAGCccataatgaaaaaaataaaaagaataggaataaaaataaagaaataaataatgtgGAAGATGACattagcaataataataataataataatagcaacaacaaaactattgacaataataaaaataaaatcggaagcaaaaataatatcaacaacaattctACCACCACTAATACTAATAAGAACAAGATCAACAAACAaaagcagcaacaacaaaataatttagataaaGAAACAGATACTAAAGATGATTATAATAGTGGGgattattataatgaatATGAAGATGACAATGGAGAGGATAATGATTATCAAGAAAGAAAAGGATACTACCAAAGCAATAAAGACCAtgattattatcataatggagaaaataattaccaaaatcaatacAATCCAAACTATTTTTACCAAAGTCaacattatcaacaacaacaaccaccacaaaactttaataatcaatatcaacctcaccatcaccatcaccaccaccaacaatacCCAAACCATCATTCATATAACTACAATAGGGAACAATATCAAAATCCATACAGccaaccaccaccaacaccaacaaattATCCACCAATGCAAACAAATTTTCAACCACCTCCAATGCCAACAATTTTACCACAAGGTGACGACGAGCTTGCTGATTTACTTTTAAGCTGGTATTATAGTGGTTATTACACAGGTGTTTATCAAGAAAGAAAGAGGAATAGTAGATTAAATCAAACACCTCATCCAAATCATATAAATCACCATcgatataataataataataataataataataataataataataataataataataataataataataataataataataataataatagtaataataataataataataataataataataataataataaaagtaatagtaatagtaataataaaaaattaccaaaatttACCAATATCCCCAAAACCAAAGAAACCAACTAA